One genomic segment of Streptomyces sp. RerS4 includes these proteins:
- a CDS encoding PaaX family transcriptional regulator C-terminal domain-containing protein: protein MLVHALIREDGTVGADELYTVANTLGMSDQQVRLCVKRLVAEGRFTHEGRGRKAELHATADTTRALAPNADFLRHAFQQDAGLAPWDGVWHLAAFAVPESARTARDALRETLVHLGGAPLQGGLYVCANAWEPYVEEAAHRLGAHGALTLLTTTDLRKGDTSEPAELARRLWPLQEIADRYRRLSRIAQPRLARLTGPAGLSPSALLTIAVELAAELTRAMEPDPLLPPQLLPQPWPGTQARELVARCWAALHEREGGDARPTLFRLYADITRDAADRAAR, encoded by the coding sequence ATGCTCGTCCACGCGCTGATCCGCGAGGACGGCACCGTCGGCGCGGACGAGCTGTACACCGTCGCCAACACCCTGGGCATGAGCGACCAGCAGGTGCGGTTGTGCGTCAAACGCCTCGTGGCCGAGGGCAGGTTCACGCACGAGGGCCGTGGCCGCAAGGCGGAGCTGCACGCGACCGCGGACACGACGCGTGCCCTGGCCCCCAACGCGGACTTCCTCCGGCACGCGTTCCAGCAGGACGCCGGACTCGCGCCCTGGGACGGTGTCTGGCACCTGGCGGCCTTCGCAGTGCCGGAATCGGCACGCACCGCCCGGGACGCCCTGCGCGAGACGCTCGTCCACCTCGGCGGCGCTCCGCTCCAGGGCGGACTGTACGTCTGCGCCAATGCCTGGGAACCGTACGTCGAAGAAGCGGCCCACCGCCTCGGCGCCCACGGCGCACTCACGCTCCTCACCACGACGGATCTACGCAAGGGCGACACGTCCGAGCCTGCCGAACTCGCACGCCGCCTGTGGCCCCTGCAGGAGATCGCCGACCGCTACCGCCGCCTCAGCCGCATCGCCCAGCCCCGCCTCGCCCGGCTCACCGGCCCCGCCGGACTCTCCCCATCGGCACTCCTCACCATCGCGGTCGAGCTCGCCGCCGAGCTCACCCGCGCCATGGAGCCGGATCCGCTGTTGCCGCCGCAACTCCTGCCCCAGCCCTGGCCCGGCACCCAGGCCCGGGAGCTCGTCGCCCGGTGCTGGGCGGCCCTACACGAACGAGAAGGCGGTGATGCCCGCCCGACCCTCTTCCGTCTCTACGCCGACATCACCCGGGACGCGGCAGACCGCGCCGCGCGCTGA
- a CDS encoding GNAT family N-acetyltransferase, whose amino-acid sequence MGLDATGTGTGPVTLRRGLPAGTERRAAELYWDAFGRKLGPALNPPEKAVPFLAAHLNADRAVCALLDGRLVGLAGYQLDGRALTGGSASAVLRAYGHLRGLHRLMLLALFERHPAPGQLVMDGIAVDPGVRGRGVGSLLIEEVAAVAAERNCREIRLDVIDTNPRARALYERRGFTAVRTEPTPYLRGLLGFGAVTTMRRAVGKRGATEL is encoded by the coding sequence ATGGGACTGGACGCGACGGGCACCGGCACCGGACCGGTGACGCTGAGACGAGGTCTTCCGGCCGGAACAGAGCGGCGGGCGGCCGAGCTGTACTGGGACGCCTTCGGACGCAAACTCGGCCCCGCCCTGAACCCGCCGGAGAAGGCGGTGCCCTTCCTCGCCGCCCACTTGAACGCCGATCGCGCGGTGTGCGCGCTCCTCGATGGGCGCCTCGTCGGCCTCGCCGGCTACCAACTCGACGGCCGGGCCCTCACCGGAGGGTCGGCATCCGCCGTGCTGCGCGCGTACGGACACCTGCGAGGGCTACACCGACTCATGCTCCTCGCCCTGTTCGAACGCCACCCGGCCCCCGGGCAACTCGTCATGGACGGCATCGCCGTGGACCCGGGCGTACGCGGCCGCGGCGTCGGGAGCCTGCTCATCGAGGAAGTGGCCGCCGTCGCGGCGGAGCGGAACTGCCGGGAGATCAGACTCGATGTGATAGACACCAATCCGCGGGCCAGGGCCCTGTACGAGCGGCGCGGCTTCACGGCCGTGCGGACCGAGCCCACGCCTTACCTGCGCGGCTTGCTGGGGTTCGGCGCGGTGACGACCATGCGGCGCGCCGTCGGAAAGAGAGGAGCGACGGAACTGTGA
- a CDS encoding alpha/beta hydrolase, which yields MCPKIQPKRRGLRITVWSLVTVLAVAAGLAGVVLWQHSYDMEEQRVSIRHGGHTLNGVLTIPKDGRKSHGLVVYVHGDGPVGATHDGGYKPMWEANAKAGYASLSWDKPGVAGAPGNWLGQSMDDRADEAAAAIVWARARPDIDGDRIGLWGASQAGWVLPKVAAKTPVSFVIAVSPAINWLQQGRYNLLAELRADGASASRTSAAIARSDTTRGLLQRRATFEEYVKAMGGDAAGMTADRWGFVSKNYAADATHDLRALRGVPVLLALAGHDINVDTADTERVYREVLDAGGAMTVQRYPDAAHSLVKQSVEQSDLKITLTALFSPRSLFAKGFLDGQRQFLKDLGRGSDPTR from the coding sequence ATGTGTCCAAAGATCCAGCCCAAGCGGCGCGGACTCCGCATCACGGTGTGGTCACTCGTCACGGTCCTGGCCGTGGCCGCAGGTCTCGCCGGTGTGGTGCTGTGGCAGCACTCCTACGACATGGAGGAGCAGCGGGTCTCGATCCGCCACGGGGGCCACACCCTCAACGGGGTACTGACCATCCCCAAGGACGGCCGCAAGAGCCACGGCCTGGTCGTGTACGTCCACGGCGACGGCCCCGTCGGCGCCACCCACGACGGCGGATACAAGCCCATGTGGGAAGCGAACGCCAAGGCCGGGTACGCCTCCCTGTCCTGGGACAAGCCCGGCGTCGCGGGCGCACCCGGGAACTGGCTCGGCCAGTCCATGGACGACCGGGCCGACGAGGCGGCCGCCGCCATCGTCTGGGCGCGCGCCCGCCCTGACATCGACGGCGACCGGATCGGACTCTGGGGCGCCAGCCAGGCGGGCTGGGTCCTGCCGAAGGTCGCCGCCAAGACGCCAGTGAGCTTCGTCATCGCCGTCTCGCCGGCGATCAACTGGCTCCAGCAGGGCCGCTACAACCTCCTCGCCGAGCTGCGCGCCGACGGCGCATCGGCGTCCCGTACGAGCGCGGCGATCGCCAGGAGCGACACCACCCGAGGGCTGCTGCAGCGCCGAGCGACTTTCGAGGAGTACGTCAAGGCCATGGGCGGCGACGCGGCCGGCATGACCGCCGACCGCTGGGGCTTCGTCTCCAAGAACTACGCCGCGGACGCGACGCACGACCTCCGCGCCCTGCGCGGCGTACCGGTGCTGCTGGCCCTCGCGGGCCATGACATCAACGTGGACACCGCCGACACCGAGCGCGTCTACCGCGAGGTGCTGGACGCGGGCGGCGCGATGACGGTCCAGCGCTACCCGGACGCGGCCCATTCGCTCGTCAAGCAGTCCGTCGAGCAGTCGGACCTCAAGATCACGCTCACGGCGCTCTTCTCGCCCCGCTCGCTCTTCGCCAAGGGATTCCTGGACGGCCAACGACAGTTCCTCAAGGATCTCGGCCGAGGCAGCGATCCCACTCGATGA
- a CDS encoding oxygenase MpaB family protein, with amino-acid sequence MICPPPPLARLRSRAGEELLHRVAGPAAQHKRARIHGAPGPRWFEPRSPIRLVHADASMYVGGLAALLLQSLHPEAMAAVWAHSGFRGDPWGRLQRTSTFLAVTTFGTDQDAAQAILRVRGVHEQISGVTPGGVPYRASDPHLLAWVHIAEAECFLRAYQRYGRQPLDRVGQDAYVRDMALVAGRLGAEDPPETRAQLSARLARYRPELRSTPESRETTAYLLSRPPLPGAVRIPYAFLAAAAVDLLPRWAKAQLSIPRASRLLLPLAVPGGRAVTAAIRWVTPPPPPPPPPADAA; translated from the coding sequence ATGATCTGTCCGCCTCCTCCGCTCGCCCGGCTTCGGAGCCGGGCAGGAGAGGAGCTCTTGCACCGGGTCGCGGGCCCTGCCGCGCAGCACAAGCGTGCTCGTATCCATGGCGCTCCGGGACCGCGCTGGTTCGAGCCGCGTAGTCCGATCCGGCTCGTGCATGCGGACGCGTCGATGTACGTCGGCGGCCTTGCCGCGCTGCTGCTGCAGTCGCTGCACCCCGAAGCCATGGCTGCCGTGTGGGCACACTCGGGGTTCCGGGGGGACCCCTGGGGTCGGCTTCAGCGCACCAGCACCTTCCTGGCCGTCACCACCTTCGGGACCGACCAGGACGCCGCTCAGGCCATCCTTCGGGTGCGCGGCGTCCACGAGCAGATCAGCGGCGTCACCCCGGGCGGAGTGCCCTACCGCGCTTCCGATCCACACCTGCTGGCCTGGGTCCACATCGCCGAGGCGGAGTGCTTCCTCCGGGCCTACCAGCGCTATGGGCGTCAGCCCCTGGACCGGGTCGGCCAGGACGCTTACGTGCGCGACATGGCGCTGGTCGCCGGTCGGCTGGGGGCGGAGGACCCGCCTGAGACCCGCGCGCAGCTGTCCGCCCGGCTCGCCCGTTACCGCCCGGAACTCCGGTCCACCCCGGAGTCACGTGAGACGACCGCGTACCTGCTGTCGCGTCCGCCGTTGCCGGGCGCTGTACGGATTCCGTATGCCTTCTTGGCGGCCGCGGCCGTGGATCTGCTGCCCCGCTGGGCGAAAGCCCAGCTGTCCATTCCCCGCGCATCACGGCTTTTGCTTCCTCTGGCCGTGCCCGGGGGGCGGGCTGTGACAGCCGCGATCCGGTGGGTTACGCCGCCTCCGCCCCCTCCGCCTCCGCCGGCGGATGCTGCCTGA
- a CDS encoding metallophosphoesterase, with amino-acid sequence MRLLLTSDTHIPARAASLPEALMAAVDDADVVIHAGDWIDEATLDLLEARSRRLIGVYGNNDGPGLRRRLPEVAYAELEGVRFGVAHETGASTGRERRCAARFPDLDVLVFGHSHIPWDTTTAGKLRLLNPGSPTDRRRQPFCSFMTLRVAEGRVHDVTLHPLPPRR; translated from the coding sequence ATGCGGCTCCTGCTGACCTCGGACACCCACATCCCCGCCCGCGCCGCGTCACTCCCCGAAGCACTCATGGCCGCCGTCGACGACGCCGACGTCGTCATCCACGCCGGGGACTGGATCGACGAGGCCACCCTCGACCTGTTGGAGGCCAGGTCCCGTCGGCTGATCGGCGTGTACGGCAACAACGACGGCCCGGGACTGCGCCGCCGACTCCCGGAGGTCGCCTACGCCGAGCTGGAGGGAGTGCGCTTCGGGGTCGCGCACGAGACGGGTGCGTCCACCGGACGGGAGCGGCGCTGCGCGGCACGCTTCCCCGACCTGGACGTCCTGGTGTTCGGCCACAGCCACATCCCGTGGGACACCACCACCGCCGGGAAACTGCGCCTGCTCAACCCAGGCTCGCCCACGGACCGCAGACGCCAGCCGTTCTGCTCCTTCATGACGCTGCGCGTCGCGGAGGGGAGGGTGCACGACGTGACGCTCCACCCTCTGCCTCCACGGCGCTGA
- a CDS encoding site-specific integrase, with the protein MQARPSAGGSLASRRGRAQAGATGHPTAAAGPRPSGPTLGRAAHDFLSRDDLDAGTIHSYGQTMRRLCLALGDRLPLASLTAEGVARVFATAWGESAAATRNRHRSAVRSFSAWASLGDLAAGLDRRAETRPRTPALSPAQLDALWSPAATGIPSVYSGPALDPLRPHSRRHGTTVFSVA; encoded by the coding sequence GTGCAGGCAAGGCCGTCAGCGGGAGGCTCGCTCGCCTCGCGCCGGGGCAGAGCTCAGGCGGGTGCGACAGGTCACCCCACGGCCGCGGCCGGTCCGCGCCCGTCCGGACCCACACTCGGGCGGGCCGCCCACGACTTCCTAAGCCGCGACGATCTGGACGCGGGCACGATCCACTCCTACGGACAGACCATGAGGCGCCTGTGCCTGGCCCTCGGCGACCGGCTGCCGCTGGCCTCGCTGACGGCCGAGGGGGTGGCGCGGGTGTTCGCGACCGCGTGGGGCGAGAGCGCGGCGGCGACGCGGAACCGGCACCGCTCGGCCGTCCGGTCCTTCAGTGCGTGGGCGTCCCTGGGCGACCTCGCGGCCGGCCTGGACCGTCGCGCCGAGACCCGCCCCCGGACGCCGGCGCTCAGCCCCGCACAACTCGACGCGCTCTGGAGCCCTGCGGCAACGGGTATACCCTCCGTCTACTCGGGCCCGGCCCTTGACCCTCTCCGACCACACAGCCGACGCCACGGGACCACAGTCTTTTCGGTGGCATGA
- a CDS encoding MerR family transcriptional regulator, which translates to MSHGVTIGQAAEFVGVTVKTVRHYHKLGLVAEPERDSSGYRRYGSGELLQLVQVRTLAGAGVPLAEIGPMLDADAARFGAALADVERQLTERIDELVARRDTLHRLADGDRALLPDRACAVLDRMPGLGFGPDYVAAQREALVLARALVPEGFDGFLTQLEHGLDDPEYIDLTKRGWEAETWEPDDPRIEELATAIADRYLANPALQGDRASLQAWAKASAQYKLINNHREDQAPIAARLTALTETKLRAAGVRVPHR; encoded by the coding sequence ATGAGCCACGGAGTCACGATCGGGCAGGCGGCGGAGTTCGTCGGCGTCACGGTGAAGACCGTGCGGCACTACCACAAGCTCGGCCTGGTCGCGGAGCCGGAACGTGACAGCTCCGGCTACCGGCGGTACGGATCCGGCGAGCTGCTGCAGCTGGTGCAGGTCCGTACTTTGGCCGGCGCGGGCGTGCCGCTGGCCGAGATCGGGCCCATGCTCGACGCCGACGCCGCGCGGTTCGGCGCCGCGCTCGCCGACGTCGAGCGGCAGCTCACCGAACGCATCGATGAGCTGGTCGCCCGCCGCGACACGCTGCACCGGCTCGCGGACGGCGACCGGGCCCTGCTGCCCGACCGTGCCTGTGCGGTCCTGGACCGGATGCCGGGCCTCGGCTTCGGCCCCGACTACGTGGCCGCGCAGCGCGAGGCCCTGGTACTGGCTCGGGCGCTGGTACCGGAGGGCTTCGACGGCTTCCTGACCCAGCTCGAACACGGGCTGGACGACCCCGAGTACATCGACCTGACCAAGCGCGGCTGGGAGGCCGAGACCTGGGAACCGGACGACCCGAGAATCGAAGAACTCGCGACCGCCATTGCCGACCGCTACCTCGCCAACCCCGCGCTTCAGGGCGATCGCGCCAGCCTGCAAGCCTGGGCCAAGGCTTCGGCCCAGTACAAGCTCATCAACAACCACCGCGAGGACCAGGCGCCCATCGCGGCCCGGCTGACCGCGCTCACCGAGACCAAACTCCGCGCCGCAGGCGTACGCGTGCCACACCGATGA
- a CDS encoding serine hydrolase domain-containing protein, which translates to MSTNLSGQGHDRPELQKAIEELVESGFVGVQLRVNDEQGEWVGSAGVSRLGQSAEPVTNGHFRIGSSTKSFVATSVLLLVAEGRIGLDVPADDYLPEFGLDRRITVRMLLQHTSGIFNHTGELYEDGTIVPGVPWQGKEWVDNRFKTYVPEELVRLSLSKPARFAPGTGWSYANTNYVLARLVIEKVTGRSFAEELQRLILGPLGMTGTVAPGASPEIPEPHNHGYYRYEDAEGERTVDVSRQNPSWVGAGGDMISTTKDLHTYFSALMGGRLLPAELLAEMRTPEATVGYGLGVFAQETEGGTEGGTLFHHNGAIMGSAALMYGTPDGSRTMTAGLTWVDDADLSIAPAFQTAQQRFVDEVLCGRLG; encoded by the coding sequence ATGTCCACCAACCTTTCCGGCCAGGGGCACGACCGTCCGGAGCTGCAGAAGGCGATCGAGGAGTTGGTCGAGTCCGGTTTCGTCGGGGTCCAGCTCCGGGTGAACGACGAGCAGGGCGAGTGGGTCGGCAGCGCCGGTGTGAGCAGGCTGGGTCAGAGTGCCGAGCCGGTGACGAACGGGCACTTCCGTATCGGCAGCAGCACCAAGAGCTTCGTCGCGACCTCGGTGCTCCTGCTGGTGGCCGAGGGCAGGATCGGCCTGGACGTCCCGGCCGATGACTACCTCCCCGAGTTCGGCCTTGACCGGCGGATCACCGTGCGGATGCTGCTGCAGCACACCAGCGGGATCTTCAACCACACCGGTGAGCTCTACGAGGACGGGACGATCGTGCCGGGGGTCCCCTGGCAGGGCAAGGAGTGGGTGGACAACCGGTTCAAGACCTACGTGCCCGAAGAGCTGGTCCGGCTGTCGTTGTCCAAGCCGGCGCGGTTCGCGCCGGGTACGGGCTGGAGCTACGCGAACACCAACTACGTGCTGGCCCGGCTGGTGATCGAGAAGGTCACCGGCCGTTCGTTCGCCGAGGAGTTGCAGCGGCTGATCCTGGGACCGCTGGGAATGACCGGCACCGTGGCGCCGGGTGCCTCGCCGGAGATCCCCGAGCCGCACAACCACGGCTACTACCGCTACGAGGACGCCGAGGGGGAGCGGACGGTCGATGTCAGCCGTCAGAACCCGTCCTGGGTCGGAGCCGGTGGTGACATGATCTCGACCACCAAGGATCTGCACACGTACTTTTCCGCGCTGATGGGCGGCAGGCTCCTGCCGGCCGAGCTGCTGGCCGAGATGCGCACGCCGGAGGCGACCGTCGGCTACGGCCTGGGGGTGTTCGCGCAGGAAACGGAGGGCGGCACGGAGGGCGGCACCCTCTTCCACCACAACGGCGCCATCATGGGCTCCGCGGCGCTGATGTACGGCACCCCCGACGGCAGCAGGACTATGACCGCCGGACTGACCTGGGTGGACGACGCCGACCTGTCGATAGCACCGGCATTCCAGACCGCCCAACAGCGTTTCGTCGACGAGGTCCTCTGCGGCAGGCTGGGCTGA
- a CDS encoding response regulator transcription factor — protein sequence MIRVLLVDDQPLIRSGFRAFLDLEDDIEVVAEAANGSEGLRHARLHLPDVALVDIQMPVLDGIETTRRIAADPALAGVHVVILTNYGLDEYVFDALRAGAAGFLVKDILPEDFLHAIRVAARGDALLAPTITRKLINRYVTQPPPASTGTGLEELTIREREAVVLVAQGLSNDEIAAHMVISPLTAKTHINRAMTKLHARDRAQLVVLAYESGLVTPRSS from the coding sequence GTGATCCGTGTCCTGCTGGTCGACGACCAGCCGCTCATCCGCAGCGGATTCCGCGCGTTCCTCGACCTTGAAGACGACATCGAGGTCGTGGCCGAGGCCGCCAACGGCAGCGAGGGCCTGAGGCACGCCAGACTCCACCTGCCCGACGTCGCACTCGTCGACATCCAGATGCCGGTCCTCGACGGCATCGAGACGACCCGGCGCATCGCCGCCGACCCGGCCCTGGCCGGAGTCCACGTCGTCATCCTGACCAACTACGGCCTGGACGAATACGTCTTCGACGCCCTGCGCGCAGGCGCCGCCGGATTCCTCGTCAAGGACATCCTGCCGGAGGACTTCCTCCACGCGATACGCGTGGCCGCGCGCGGCGACGCCCTCCTCGCACCCACGATCACCCGCAAACTGATCAACCGCTACGTCACCCAGCCGCCGCCTGCCTCCACCGGTACGGGGCTGGAAGAACTGACCATCCGCGAACGCGAGGCCGTCGTCCTGGTCGCGCAGGGCCTGTCCAACGATGAGATCGCGGCCCACATGGTCATCAGCCCGCTGACCGCGAAGACCCACATCAACCGCGCCATGACCAAACTCCACGCCCGCGACCGCGCCCAACTGGTGGTCCTCGCCTACGAGTCGGGCCTGGTCACCCCGCGCAGCAGCTGA
- a CDS encoding histidine kinase — translation MSKRRIEVPAGVRDWVIAVGVAAALLVTGVFGQRSATSSATSLDLLGYVLLAVGGLALAVGRRAPVAVLAVTGLCAVGYQAAGFDVAAVAYLFAVYAAMRAGHRLITVMVSVAVLASLPLAALVSGLHDTGEAFAQARGALEIAWLIAAGSAGEALRQAERRADEAERTREETARRRADEERLHIARELHDSLTHQISVIKVQSEAAVHVARKRGEHVPESLLAIREAGREASRELRATLEALRDDDTTPPHGLDHVPDLVERAGKTGLEATLTIEGRWRDVPAAVGRTAYRVVQESLTNIARHADAGAASVHIDYRPDALAIRIDDDGKATPDSTPEFGIGLLGMRERVTALGGRLRAEPRGEGGFTVQAELPVEGAS, via the coding sequence ATGAGCAAACGACGGATCGAGGTCCCGGCCGGTGTCAGAGACTGGGTGATCGCCGTCGGCGTGGCGGCGGCGCTGCTGGTCACCGGGGTCTTCGGGCAGCGCTCCGCCACGAGTTCCGCCACGAGCCTCGACCTGCTCGGTTACGTGTTGCTGGCGGTCGGCGGCCTGGCGCTGGCGGTCGGACGCCGCGCTCCGGTGGCCGTGCTGGCCGTCACCGGGCTGTGTGCGGTGGGCTATCAGGCGGCGGGTTTCGACGTGGCCGCCGTCGCGTACCTGTTCGCCGTGTATGCCGCGATGCGGGCGGGACACCGGCTCATCACGGTCATGGTGAGCGTGGCTGTGCTGGCCTCGCTCCCTCTCGCGGCCCTCGTCTCGGGCCTGCACGACACGGGCGAGGCGTTCGCGCAGGCCAGAGGCGCCCTCGAAATCGCCTGGCTGATCGCGGCCGGCTCCGCCGGTGAAGCGCTCCGGCAGGCCGAGCGGCGGGCCGACGAAGCGGAACGCACCCGCGAGGAGACCGCTCGGCGCCGCGCCGACGAGGAGCGGCTGCACATCGCGCGCGAGCTGCACGATTCCCTCACCCACCAGATCTCGGTCATCAAGGTGCAGTCCGAAGCCGCCGTCCACGTGGCCCGCAAGCGCGGCGAACACGTCCCCGAGTCCCTGCTGGCGATCCGGGAAGCCGGCCGTGAGGCGTCGCGGGAACTGAGGGCCACCCTGGAGGCGCTGCGCGACGACGACACCACACCGCCGCACGGACTCGACCACGTACCCGACCTCGTCGAGCGGGCCGGCAAGACCGGCCTGGAGGCGACGCTGACGATCGAGGGCCGGTGGCGCGACGTACCGGCCGCCGTGGGTCGGACCGCCTACCGGGTCGTCCAGGAATCGCTGACCAACATCGCCCGTCACGCTGACGCCGGCGCGGCGTCGGTCCACATCGACTACCGGCCCGACGCGCTCGCCATCCGCATCGACGACGACGGCAAAGCCACACCGGACAGCACGCCCGAGTTCGGCATCGGGCTCCTCGGGATGCGCGAACGCGTCACCGCCCTCGGAGGCCGGCTGCGCGCCGAACCGCGCGGCGAGGGCGGCTTCACCGTCCAGGCCGAACTCCCCGTGGAAGGCGCCTCGTGA
- a CDS encoding DUF6223 family protein: protein MSVRRLSAAAVVALLEGPWSAAPVAAHASAQPLAADVTDLSLGRLGAATGGLLGLAAVVIAGLALARPSGRLGAANGSRGAVTAMAAGLIGMALGGLVAATADGGLGTGNGLGGAYVALLLGLIGTLLGGWALSRSRRHTG, encoded by the coding sequence ATGTCTGTTCGTCGCCTGTCTGCCGCCGCCGTGGTCGCCCTGCTCGAGGGTCCCTGGAGTGCCGCACCGGTGGCAGCGCACGCCTCGGCCCAGCCGCTCGCCGCCGACGTCACCGACCTTAGCCTCGGGCGGCTCGGGGCCGCCACGGGCGGGCTGCTGGGGCTGGCCGCCGTGGTCATCGCCGGGCTGGCGCTGGCTCGCCCCTCCGGCCGGCTCGGCGCAGCCAACGGGTCGCGCGGGGCGGTGACGGCGATGGCGGCGGGGCTGATCGGCATGGCCCTCGGCGGGCTGGTCGCGGCCACTGCCGACGGTGGCCTCGGCACCGGCAACGGGCTGGGCGGGGCCTACGTGGCCCTGCTGCTGGGGCTGATCGGAACCCTGCTCGGCGGCTGGGCTCTTTCCCGCTCCCGCCGCCACACCGGCTGA
- a CDS encoding peptidoglycan DD-metalloendopeptidase family protein: MRIRWAGFLAAAALLLAPITALLPAAPAAATATAPAANTKVANTPPFQLPVPCGQRWTTSTHDGHASQYMVDMVSAGGSTQGTPALASAAGRVVTSQFDSQAGNFIVIDHGGGWQTRYLHLDRRDVAVGNDVEQGRQIGTVGNTGSWTTGAHLHYEQKLNGSVVQATMDGHLVPVKWEYNQHYETSMNCGVSTGSSLFAQSPDRSGVFQWSGSGTTWHKVGGAAGTLYAGGAGLFATNPANGDLFKMNGPNNWVKVGGPAKVFAVTGDGLFGLAPDGSAVFQWSGSGTTWHKVGGAAGTLYAGGAGLFATNPANGDLYKMNGPNNWIKVGGPAKVFAVTGNGLFGLAPDGSAVFQWSGSGTTWHKVGGAAGTLYGGGAGLFATNPANGDLHKMNGPNNWIKVGGAGHQFAVAGDALYGLSPNSDAVFKWSGNGTIWHKVGGPASSIAGR; encoded by the coding sequence ATGAGGATCAGATGGGCCGGCTTCCTGGCGGCGGCAGCACTGCTGCTCGCACCGATCACAGCCCTCCTGCCCGCCGCCCCGGCCGCGGCCACCGCAACAGCCCCGGCGGCGAACACCAAGGTCGCCAATACTCCGCCGTTCCAGCTTCCCGTTCCCTGCGGGCAACGGTGGACGACGTCCACGCACGATGGACACGCCAGCCAGTACATGGTCGACATGGTCTCCGCCGGTGGAAGCACCCAGGGCACACCCGCCCTGGCCTCGGCAGCCGGACGCGTCGTCACCTCACAGTTCGACAGCCAAGCCGGAAACTTCATCGTGATCGACCACGGCGGCGGCTGGCAGACCCGGTACCTGCACCTGGACCGGCGCGACGTCGCCGTCGGCAACGACGTGGAGCAGGGCCGACAGATCGGCACCGTCGGCAACACCGGCAGCTGGACCACCGGGGCGCACTTGCACTACGAGCAGAAGCTGAACGGCTCCGTGGTGCAGGCGACCATGGACGGGCACCTCGTTCCCGTCAAATGGGAATACAACCAGCACTACGAGACCAGCATGAACTGTGGTGTGTCGACCGGCAGTAGCCTGTTCGCCCAGTCTCCGGACCGTTCGGGTGTGTTCCAGTGGTCGGGCAGCGGTACCACGTGGCACAAGGTCGGTGGAGCGGCCGGGACCCTGTACGCGGGTGGGGCGGGTCTGTTCGCGACCAACCCGGCCAATGGGGACCTATTCAAGATGAATGGGCCGAACAACTGGGTCAAGGTCGGTGGCCCGGCCAAGGTCTTCGCTGTTACCGGCGACGGTCTGTTCGGGTTGGCACCCGACGGTAGTGCCGTGTTCCAGTGGTCGGGCAGCGGTACCACGTGGCACAAGGTCGGTGGCGCGGCCGGGACTCTGTACGCGGGTGGGGCGGGTCTGTTCGCGACCAACCCGGCCAATGGGGATCTCTACAAGATGAATGGGCCGAACAACTGGATCAAGGTCGGCGGCCCGGCCAAGGTCTTCGCCGTCACCGGGAACGGCCTGTTCGGACTCGCACCCGACGGCAGTGCCGTGTTCCAGTGGTCGGGCAGCGGCACCACGTGGCACAAGGTCGGTGGAGCGGCGGGGACCCTGTACGGGGGCGGGGCGGGTCTGTTCGCCACCAACCCGGCCAATGGGGATCTCCACAAGATGAACGGGCCGAACAACTGGATCAAGGTCGGCGGAGCCGGCCACCAGTTCGCCGTCGCGGGAGACGCGTTGTACGGCCTGTCGCCCAACAGCGACGCGGTCTTCAAGTGGTCCGGCAACGGCACCATTTGGCACAAGGTCGGGGGTCCCGCCTCTTCCATCGCGGGCCGGTAG